Proteins encoded in a region of the Altererythrobacter ishigakiensis genome:
- a CDS encoding aromatic ring-hydroxylating oxygenase subunit alpha, with translation MATHINPVNDIDPLDGWSLPAWTYSDPEFFALEKERVFAPSWQIVCHASDIPGTGDWHTLDYLGESVIVMRGRDGELRAFTNVCRHRGSRILDGARGCAKKLVCPYHAWTYELDGRLIGVPDAASYPALDKTALGLAPVAMEVWRGFVFVRLVDEGPSVAEMMAPYEDMVVPYRLEELKALGRVTLRPRDVNWKNVGDNYSDGLHIPVAHPGLTRLFGKGYGVEAADHVDRMWGAIVDQPSDNWSERLYQRLLPPVPHLPEERQRHWLYFKLWPNVAFDIYPDQVDFMQWLPVSPTECLIREISYALDDERREMHASRYLNWRINRQVNAEDTALIARVQEGMESRSFSVGPLSVKEVCLKHFCKRMRELIPEARLEQKPASLKFAR, from the coding sequence ATGGCGACGCACATAAATCCGGTGAATGACATTGATCCGCTTGATGGGTGGAGCTTGCCCGCATGGACCTACAGCGATCCTGAATTCTTTGCGCTTGAGAAAGAACGCGTCTTCGCACCCAGTTGGCAGATCGTTTGTCACGCTAGCGATATTCCGGGAACTGGCGACTGGCACACGCTGGATTATCTGGGTGAGAGCGTCATCGTAATGCGAGGGCGCGATGGAGAATTGCGCGCCTTCACTAATGTCTGCCGCCACCGTGGTTCACGTATCCTTGATGGCGCGAGAGGCTGCGCGAAGAAACTCGTGTGCCCCTATCACGCCTGGACTTACGAGCTTGACGGACGGCTGATCGGCGTACCCGACGCTGCGAGCTATCCGGCACTCGACAAAACCGCACTGGGTCTGGCGCCGGTGGCGATGGAGGTTTGGCGCGGCTTTGTGTTCGTGCGTCTTGTGGATGAGGGCCCATCGGTCGCCGAGATGATGGCTCCATATGAAGACATGGTTGTGCCCTATCGCCTTGAAGAACTCAAAGCGCTTGGCCGGGTAACGCTGCGTCCGCGTGACGTGAACTGGAAGAACGTTGGCGACAATTATTCTGATGGCTTGCATATTCCCGTCGCGCACCCGGGCCTGACACGACTGTTCGGTAAAGGGTATGGTGTAGAGGCCGCAGATCATGTTGACCGCATGTGGGGCGCAATAGTTGATCAACCGTCTGACAACTGGTCCGAGCGGTTGTATCAACGATTGTTGCCACCGGTGCCGCATTTGCCAGAGGAGCGGCAGCGCCACTGGCTCTATTTCAAGCTATGGCCCAACGTGGCCTTCGATATCTATCCGGATCAAGTGGACTTTATGCAGTGGTTGCCAGTCAGCCCGACTGAGTGCCTGATTCGCGAGATCAGCTATGCGCTTGACGACGAGCGGCGTGAAATGCATGCCTCGCGCTATCTCAATTGGCGCATAAACCGGCAAGTCAATGCAGAGGATACCGCGCTCATCGCTCGTGTGCAGGAAGGAATGGAAAGCCGCAGCTTCTCAGTCGGCCCCTTGTCCGTCAAAGAAGTGTGCCTCAAGCATTTTTGCAAGCGGATGCGTGAACTTATTCCTGAAGCGCGGCTTGAACAGAAACCCGCCAGTCTGAAATTTGCCCGTTAG
- a CDS encoding 2OG-Fe(II) oxygenase — MRSTRVHLSAFWKAFCGINGLIPDPHFRGGGLHEIFNGGHLSVHADFNHHKELNLERRINLLIYLNDDWRDEYGGHLELWSDDMLRCEHSLLPIFNRAVMFNTNSTSNHGNPKPVTHPANASRKSIALYYYTATWDSTKRAHTTQFRARPGSSDTTDWSVKLRELAKDILPPVVVRAISKAKK; from the coding sequence ATGCGTTCAACTCGCGTCCATTTATCCGCGTTCTGGAAAGCATTTTGCGGTATCAACGGGCTAATCCCAGATCCGCATTTTCGCGGAGGCGGTCTGCATGAGATCTTCAATGGCGGGCACTTGTCGGTGCACGCCGACTTCAATCATCACAAGGAGCTCAACCTAGAGCGAAGGATCAATCTGTTGATCTATCTCAATGACGATTGGCGCGACGAATACGGCGGTCATCTGGAGCTCTGGTCTGACGATATGTTACGCTGCGAGCATTCGCTCTTACCGATATTCAATCGTGCGGTCATGTTCAACACCAACAGCACGAGCAATCACGGCAATCCCAAACCGGTTACTCATCCGGCTAACGCCTCTCGAAAATCGATTGCACTTTATTACTATACAGCAACATGGGATAGCACAAAGAGGGCCCACACTACCCAGTTCCGTGCGAGGCCTGGTAGTTCAGATACCACAGACTGGAGCGTGAAACTCCGCGAACTGGCAAAAGATATTCTGCCACCGGTTGTCGTCCGCGCAATAAGCAAAGCGAAGAAATGA
- a CDS encoding DUF2975 domain-containing protein: protein MAIKPRDPLLAAGKVMTVLLTALTSLVSALLLALIPVILFNQEDFAASIELANGANVSTALAATIALLLIAAAITAMAAYFFQLLRRIIDTVGNHDPFTTENAGRLSRMGWIALIFQIATIPVGGLVLFLAHNVPAENLKIDYDFSLTGLLLAVVLFILARVFRHGAEMREDLEGTV from the coding sequence ATGGCAATCAAACCAAGAGATCCACTGCTAGCCGCCGGAAAAGTCATGACCGTTCTACTCACGGCGTTGACAAGTTTGGTCAGCGCCCTGCTGCTTGCTCTAATCCCGGTCATCTTGTTCAATCAGGAAGATTTCGCTGCCAGTATCGAACTGGCGAATGGGGCTAATGTTTCGACGGCACTCGCCGCGACCATTGCGCTATTGCTGATCGCTGCTGCCATCACGGCGATGGCCGCTTACTTCTTCCAGTTGTTGCGTCGCATCATCGATACGGTTGGCAATCACGATCCGTTTACAACTGAGAATGCAGGACGACTTTCCCGCATGGGTTGGATTGCGCTGATATTCCAGATTGCGACAATCCCGGTTGGAGGACTGGTCCTCTTCCTCGCACACAACGTTCCAGCCGAGAATCTCAAGATAGACTATGACTTCTCTCTAACTGGCTTGTTGCTCGCGGTCGTCCTGTTCATACTCGCCCGTGTGTTCCGCCATGGCGCAGAAATGCGCGAAGATCTGGAAGGAACAGTGTGA
- a CDS encoding helix-turn-helix transcriptional regulator, with amino-acid sequence MPQNEIAPVHQTGSYRAWDIAGPDRIADLAWYCRVEHGRPEAHRLLPFCEPSLVIRRRFDRKGRTQDCRLLISPAMPDGGEYAPEPGEEQIAVRLAPELMEATLGLRAAEYSETDRDLPCRLQLAFNSAVSEAAKGEACNAMRALLRGVESAAASPDADRVTHATRMMRQSSGRIPVRNLAEASGVSSRHLRREFAARFGHSPRAMTRRLRLASAMLEAEQQDRPEWARVAVGHGFSDQAHMIRECRTIMGESPRELFRLRRPLAVSFNT; translated from the coding sequence ATGCCGCAGAATGAAATCGCACCTGTGCACCAAACCGGGTCTTACCGAGCCTGGGACATTGCTGGACCGGATAGGATCGCTGACCTTGCCTGGTATTGCCGGGTTGAACATGGCCGACCGGAGGCTCACCGCCTGCTGCCGTTTTGCGAGCCCTCTTTGGTTATTCGCCGCCGGTTTGATCGCAAAGGACGGACACAGGATTGCCGCTTGCTGATCAGCCCGGCAATGCCGGACGGCGGAGAATATGCCCCGGAACCGGGCGAGGAACAGATTGCGGTGCGGCTGGCACCTGAATTGATGGAAGCGACGTTGGGTCTGCGCGCAGCAGAATACTCAGAGACAGATCGCGATTTGCCGTGCCGCCTACAGCTCGCCTTCAACAGCGCTGTCTCGGAAGCAGCCAAGGGCGAAGCCTGCAACGCCATGCGCGCGCTGCTTCGCGGCGTCGAAAGCGCTGCGGCATCGCCGGATGCTGACCGGGTCACGCATGCCACGCGTATGATGCGCCAGTCATCGGGTCGCATTCCTGTTCGAAATTTGGCTGAAGCTTCAGGTGTTAGCTCGCGCCATTTGCGACGCGAATTTGCTGCACGATTTGGCCATTCTCCGCGTGCCATGACACGCCGTTTGCGGCTGGCATCGGCCATGCTCGAGGCCGAGCAACAGGACCGGCCTGAATGGGCCAGAGTTGCTGTTGGGCACGGATTTAGTGACCAGGCCCATATGATCCGCGAGTGCCGAACAATCATGGGCGAAAGCCCGCGGGAGCTGTTTCGATTAAGACGCCCCTTGGCCGTTTCGTTCAATACTTAA
- the rplL gene encoding 50S ribosomal protein L7/L12: MADIAKLVEELSKLTVLEAAELATALEEAWGVSAAAAVAVAAPAGGGDAGAAAEEKDEFDVILTGDGGKKIQVIKEVRAITGLGLTEAKGLVEGAPKPLKEGVNKAEAEEIKGKIEAAGGTVELK, from the coding sequence ATGGCTGATATTGCCAAGCTTGTTGAAGAACTTTCGAAGCTGACTGTCCTTGAGGCAGCAGAACTCGCAACTGCACTGGAAGAAGCATGGGGCGTTAGCGCCGCGGCTGCTGTTGCTGTTGCTGCACCTGCTGGCGGCGGCGATGCCGGCGCAGCTGCTGAAGAGAAGGACGAATTCGACGTCATCCTCACCGGCGACGGTGGCAAGAAGATCCAGGTCATCAAAGAAGTCCGCGCCATCACTGGCCTGGGCCTCACCGAAGCCAAGGGTCTCGTTGAAGGTGCGCCTAAGCCTCTCAAAGAAGGCGTCAACAAGGCTGAAGCAGAAGAAATCAAAGGCAAGATCGAAGCAGCCGGCGGTACCGTCGAGCTCAAGTAA
- a CDS encoding helix-turn-helix domain-containing protein: MPADKEGATIMVRLDDLLHDKRMTLTELAERVGLTLANLSILKTGKAKAIRFSTLAAICRELECQPGDLLSYQAD, encoded by the coding sequence ATGCCAGCTGACAAAGAAGGAGCAACCATCATGGTCAGGCTTGATGATCTACTGCACGACAAGCGCATGACGCTGACAGAACTGGCAGAACGCGTTGGGCTTACCCTCGCCAATCTGTCAATCCTGAAGACCGGAAAGGCCAAAGCGATCAGGTTTTCAACCTTGGCAGCCATTTGTCGCGAGCTGGAATGCCAGCCGGGTGATTTGTTGAGTTATCAAGCGGACTGA
- the rplJ gene encoding 50S ribosomal protein L10 yields the protein MDRSQKTEAVAQLNSVFNEVGVVVVTRNLGLTVDQSTELRGKMREAGASYKVAKNRLAKLALKDTDYVGLEEFLSGPTALAWSEDPVAAAKAAVDFAKSNDKLEIVGGSMGTQVLDEAGIKALASMPSLDELRGKIVGLVNAPATKVAQVVNAPAAKLARVFGAYGASEAA from the coding sequence ATGGATCGTTCGCAAAAAACCGAAGCGGTCGCACAGCTTAACTCGGTCTTCAACGAGGTTGGCGTGGTGGTTGTCACCCGCAATCTCGGCCTGACAGTGGATCAGTCCACTGAACTGCGCGGGAAGATGCGTGAAGCAGGTGCGTCTTACAAGGTTGCGAAGAACCGTCTCGCAAAGCTCGCCCTGAAAGACACCGATTACGTCGGCCTGGAAGAGTTTCTCTCTGGCCCGACCGCGCTGGCATGGTCTGAAGACCCTGTCGCAGCTGCAAAGGCTGCTGTCGATTTCGCCAAGTCGAACGACAAGCTGGAAATCGTTGGTGGCTCGATGGGTACGCAAGTGCTCGACGAAGCTGGGATCAAGGCACTTGCCTCGATGCCGAGCCTCGACGAGCTGCGCGGCAAGATTGTTGGCCTCGTCAACGCACCGGCAACCAAGGTTGCTCAGGTCGTTAACGCGCCGGCTGCCAAGCTCGCCCGCGTATTTGGTGCCTATGGCGCCAGCGAAGCTGCTTAA
- a CDS encoding APC family permease, which translates to MANTIKTAKVPGRKLGLFAAIALVMGNMIGSGVFLLPTSLAPFGWHAVLGWIISICGTLVLAWVFAALTKANPAAGDPSGFVTDAFGKLPAFLVTWVFWVSVWTAVASISVAAVSYLSMFIPAIGETALAPAMCAIAVVWTMTLINLRGVHAAGRFQVATVLLKVTPLVAIIVIGVIVMGSGNGEIRPLDMREINGVDLRGVAALTLFALLGFECASVAAARVENPEVNVPRATMWGTALTGLLYLLVCSLVTLMLPEALVASSPAPLATFVEYYWSAEAAALVSVFAIISCVGAVNGWVLMQGELPRNMADRKMLASWWGQTDSAGTPRRALIASSMIATVCLILNSSRSMQGIYEFMLLLSTSSALWLYLACALAAWRMKVVRPFALTGAAYAVWMLWGAGLEASGWSLVLMVAGYPLYWWAGRDGSPQRIARAE; encoded by the coding sequence TTGGCCAACACCATCAAGACCGCGAAAGTGCCGGGACGCAAGCTAGGTCTTTTTGCGGCAATCGCGCTGGTGATGGGAAACATGATCGGCTCTGGGGTTTTTCTTTTGCCGACCAGCCTAGCGCCCTTCGGCTGGCACGCAGTGCTCGGCTGGATCATTTCCATTTGTGGCACTCTGGTGCTTGCCTGGGTGTTTGCCGCTTTAACCAAAGCAAATCCTGCTGCCGGCGACCCCTCCGGTTTTGTCACAGACGCATTTGGCAAATTGCCAGCTTTTCTCGTCACGTGGGTATTTTGGGTATCGGTGTGGACGGCGGTTGCTTCAATTTCTGTGGCCGCTGTCAGCTATCTGTCGATGTTTATTCCGGCCATTGGCGAAACCGCTTTGGCGCCGGCAATGTGCGCGATTGCCGTGGTGTGGACAATGACTCTGATCAACTTGCGGGGAGTGCACGCTGCGGGACGTTTTCAGGTTGCGACGGTGTTGCTCAAGGTGACGCCGCTTGTCGCGATTATTGTCATCGGCGTGATTGTGATGGGTTCAGGCAACGGCGAGATCCGACCGCTCGATATGCGCGAAATCAACGGTGTGGACCTTCGCGGGGTGGCTGCTCTGACGCTGTTTGCACTGCTTGGTTTCGAGTGCGCTAGCGTCGCAGCCGCACGGGTGGAAAATCCGGAAGTAAATGTGCCGCGCGCGACAATGTGGGGGACGGCGCTCACAGGTCTGCTCTACTTGCTTGTATGCAGCCTTGTGACACTCATGCTGCCAGAAGCTTTGGTCGCTTCCTCGCCCGCTCCGCTGGCTACATTTGTGGAGTATTATTGGTCTGCGGAAGCCGCTGCGCTGGTATCGGTCTTTGCTATCATCAGCTGTGTGGGTGCAGTGAACGGCTGGGTGCTGATGCAGGGGGAGTTGCCGCGCAATATGGCGGATCGCAAAATGCTGGCCTCCTGGTGGGGGCAAACCGACTCCGCTGGAACTCCCCGTAGAGCACTGATTGCATCCTCAATGATCGCTACCGTCTGTCTGATCCTCAATTCTAGCCGTAGCATGCAGGGGATCTATGAATTCATGCTGTTACTTTCGACCTCGTCAGCGCTCTGGTTGTATCTCGCATGTGCCTTGGCGGCATGGCGGATGAAAGTGGTGCGTCCGTTCGCGCTAACCGGCGCCGCTTATGCAGTATGGATGCTTTGGGGCGCGGGGCTGGAAGCGAGCGGGTGGAGTCTGGTTCTAATGGTTGCTGGTTACCCGCTCTACTGGTGGGCCGGGCGCGATGGTTCGCCACAGCGCATCGCCAGAGCTGAATAG